Proteins encoded in a region of the Sphingopyxis sp. OAS728 genome:
- a CDS encoding enoyl-CoA hydratase-related protein — MSYETLLVETRGAVTLVTLNRPQALNALNSGVLDDLIAAFAAFEADDSQRCAVLTGSGDKAFAAGADIKEMADKPASDFYLEDFFSKWTSDFVKKVRKPWIAAVNGFALGGGCELAMMADFIIASDKAKFGQPEIKLGVAPGMGGSQRLTRAIGKAKAMEMCLTGRMMDAAEAERSGLVARVVEHATLVDEAVKTATVIASMPPMAAMVNKDMVNAAFETTLDQGLIYERRLFQILAATEDKAEGMAAFIEKREGVWKGR; from the coding sequence ATGAGCTATGAAACCCTCCTCGTCGAAACGCGCGGGGCCGTCACGCTGGTGACGCTCAACCGCCCGCAGGCGCTCAATGCGCTGAACTCGGGCGTGCTCGATGACCTGATCGCGGCCTTCGCGGCGTTCGAGGCCGACGACAGCCAGCGCTGCGCCGTGCTCACCGGTTCGGGCGACAAGGCCTTTGCTGCGGGCGCCGACATCAAGGAAATGGCCGACAAGCCCGCGTCCGATTTCTACCTTGAGGATTTCTTCTCGAAATGGACGAGCGATTTCGTGAAAAAGGTCCGCAAGCCCTGGATCGCCGCGGTCAACGGTTTCGCGCTCGGCGGCGGCTGCGAGCTCGCGATGATGGCCGACTTCATCATCGCGTCGGACAAGGCGAAATTCGGCCAGCCCGAAATCAAGCTGGGCGTCGCGCCCGGCATGGGCGGGTCGCAGCGGCTGACGCGTGCGATCGGCAAGGCGAAGGCGATGGAAATGTGCCTCACCGGTCGGATGATGGACGCCGCGGAAGCTGAACGTTCGGGCCTCGTCGCGCGTGTGGTCGAGCATGCGACGCTGGTCGACGAAGCGGTGAAGACCGCGACGGTGATCGCGTCGATGCCGCCGATGGCCGCGATGGTGAACAAGGACATGGTCAACGCCGCGTTCGAAACCACGCTCGATCAGGGGCTGATCTACGAACGCCGCCTGTTCCAGATCCTCGCCGCGACCGAGGACAAGGCCGAAGGCATGGCCGCCTTCATCGAAAAGCGTGAAGGCGTGTGGAAGGGGCGGTGA
- a CDS encoding enoyl-CoA hydratase/isomerase family protein, producing the protein MTEDILISTDVRVGRLSLNRPKAIHALNLPMCQAMIDALLKWRDDDAVEAVIIDHSEGRGFCAGGDIRMLAESGAKDGKEARLFFHTEYRLNHLLFTYPKPVVAFMDGITMGGGVGISQPAKYRVATEHTRFAMPETGIGLFPDVGGGWYLPRLEGRVGAYLALTGARLDGAECLALGLATHYLPSEKLAEAKERIAVDPDRIGGILGELSVTAPPAGITQHIERINRLFASDTYEDILAALEADGGEWATKELATLNGKSPQTCKVALRQLKEGGEMHDFAAQMTQEYAIGSRVVQMHDFIEGVRALIIDKDNSPKWDPPTPEAVTDDWIDAIFAPLPENEKWTPL; encoded by the coding sequence ATGACGGAAGATATCCTGATCTCGACCGACGTCCGCGTCGGCCGCCTGTCGCTCAATCGCCCGAAGGCGATCCACGCGCTCAACCTGCCGATGTGTCAGGCGATGATCGATGCGTTGCTGAAATGGCGCGACGACGACGCGGTCGAGGCGGTGATCATCGACCATAGCGAGGGTCGCGGCTTCTGTGCCGGCGGCGACATCCGCATGCTCGCGGAAAGCGGTGCGAAGGACGGCAAGGAAGCACGGCTTTTCTTCCACACCGAATATCGCCTCAACCATCTGCTCTTCACTTACCCCAAGCCCGTCGTCGCCTTCATGGACGGCATCACCATGGGCGGCGGGGTCGGCATTTCGCAGCCAGCGAAATATCGCGTCGCGACCGAGCATACGCGTTTCGCGATGCCCGAGACGGGGATCGGCCTGTTCCCGGATGTCGGCGGCGGCTGGTATCTGCCGCGGCTCGAAGGGCGCGTCGGCGCCTATCTCGCGCTCACCGGCGCGCGGCTCGACGGCGCCGAATGTTTGGCGCTCGGCCTCGCCACCCATTATCTGCCGTCCGAAAAGCTCGCCGAGGCGAAGGAGCGCATCGCGGTTGATCCCGACCGCATCGGCGGCATCCTGGGGGAGCTGTCGGTCACCGCGCCGCCCGCCGGAATCACCCAGCATATCGAACGGATCAATCGCCTGTTCGCGAGCGACACTTATGAGGACATCCTCGCCGCGCTCGAAGCCGACGGCGGCGAATGGGCGACCAAGGAGCTGGCAACGCTCAACGGCAAGAGCCCACAGACCTGCAAGGTCGCGCTCCGCCAGCTCAAGGAAGGCGGCGAGATGCACGACTTCGCGGCGCAGATGACGCAGGAATATGCGATCGGCAGCCGCGTCGTCCAGATGCACGACTTCATCGAAGGCGTGCGGGCGCTGATTATCGACAAGGACAACAGCCCGAAATGGGACCCGCCGACGCCCGAAGCGGTCACCGATGACTGGATCGATGCGATCTTCGCGCCGCTGCCCGAAAACGAGAAATGGACGCCGCTGTGA
- a CDS encoding RidA family protein encodes MAEPTRRNHSSGSPFEPVFGYSRAVRVGNRIDVAGCAPIEPDGSSTPGDAGVQAERCITIIGEALEALGGSFADVVRTRMYITDAADADLVGRAHGSAFKNVRPASTMLVVPALIRPEWKVEIEAEAIIEK; translated from the coding sequence GTGGCTGAGCCGACACGCCGCAATCATAGCTCGGGCTCCCCCTTCGAACCGGTGTTCGGCTACAGCCGCGCGGTTCGGGTGGGGAACCGCATCGACGTCGCAGGCTGCGCGCCGATCGAACCCGACGGCAGCTCGACCCCAGGCGATGCCGGGGTTCAGGCGGAACGCTGCATTACGATCATCGGCGAGGCGCTCGAGGCGCTCGGCGGCAGCTTCGCCGATGTCGTCCGCACGCGCATGTATATCACCGACGCCGCTGACGCCGACCTCGTTGGCCGGGCGCACGGATCGGCATTCAAAAATGTGCGTCCGGCATCGACGATGCTGGTTGTGCCCGCGCTGATCCGGCCCGAATGGAAAGTCGAAATCGAAGCCGAAGCCATCATCGAGAAGTGA
- a CDS encoding acyl-CoA dehydrogenase family protein: MTDQFQLTDDQLAIQDMARKFTADRITPFAAEWDEKSHYPVDVWKAAGELGFGAIYVAEESGGIGLGRMEAALIMEAMAYGCPATSAYVSIHNMATWMIDRFGGAAIKERFLPDLVSMEKIASYCLTEPGSGSDAAALKTTAKRDGDHYVLNGTKQFISGAGYNDIYVCMVRTSEEKSKGISCLVIEKDTPGLSFGAPEKKLGWNASPTAQVIFEDCRVPVENLVGAEGDGFRFAMAGLDGGRLNIGACSLGGAQRCLDEAIAYTKDRQQFGQPIADFQNTQFMLADMATDLEASRALLYMAAAKVTANAPDKSRFSAMAKRLATDNGSKIVNDALQLFGGYGYLRDYPIERFWRDLRVHSILEGTNQVMRMIVGRDLLRQ; this comes from the coding sequence ATGACCGACCAGTTCCAGCTTACCGACGACCAGCTCGCCATCCAGGATATGGCGCGCAAATTTACCGCCGACCGTATCACGCCCTTCGCGGCGGAGTGGGACGAGAAAAGCCATTATCCCGTCGACGTGTGGAAGGCTGCGGGCGAGCTCGGCTTCGGCGCGATTTATGTGGCCGAGGAATCGGGCGGCATCGGGCTCGGCCGGATGGAAGCGGCGCTGATCATGGAGGCGATGGCCTATGGCTGTCCCGCGACGAGCGCCTATGTCTCGATCCACAATATGGCGACCTGGATGATCGACCGCTTCGGCGGAGCGGCGATCAAGGAACGCTTCCTCCCCGATCTCGTCAGCATGGAAAAGATCGCGAGCTATTGCCTGACCGAGCCTGGTTCGGGGTCGGACGCCGCGGCACTCAAGACGACCGCGAAGCGCGACGGCGACCATTATGTGCTCAACGGCACAAAGCAGTTCATCTCGGGCGCCGGATATAACGACATCTATGTCTGCATGGTCCGCACCAGCGAGGAAAAGTCGAAGGGCATTTCCTGTCTCGTCATCGAAAAGGACACGCCGGGTTTGAGCTTCGGCGCGCCCGAGAAAAAGCTCGGCTGGAACGCCTCGCCGACCGCGCAGGTGATCTTCGAGGACTGCCGTGTTCCGGTAGAGAATCTCGTCGGTGCCGAGGGTGACGGCTTCCGCTTCGCAATGGCGGGGCTCGACGGCGGCCGCCTCAACATCGGCGCCTGCTCTTTGGGCGGCGCGCAGCGCTGCCTCGACGAAGCGATCGCCTACACCAAGGACCGCCAGCAGTTCGGCCAGCCGATCGCCGATTTCCAGAACACCCAGTTCATGCTCGCGGACATGGCGACCGACCTCGAAGCCTCGCGCGCGCTGCTTTACATGGCAGCCGCGAAAGTCACCGCGAACGCCCCCGACAAGTCGCGCTTCTCGGCGATGGCGAAGCGGCTCGCGACCGACAATGGCAGCAAGATCGTCAACGACGCGCTCCAGCTGTTCGGCGGCTACGGCTATCTCCGCGACTATCCGATCGAGCGTTTCTGGCGCGACCTCCGCGTCCATTCGATCCTCGAGGGCACCAATCAGGTGATGCGGATGATCGTCGGAAGGGACTTGCTGCGCCAATGA
- the mmsB gene encoding 3-hydroxyisobutyrate dehydrogenase yields the protein MKIAFIGLGNMGGGMAANLAKAGHEVRAFDLSEEALGRAVEAGCTRVASAAEAVAGAEAVVTMLPAGKHVASVYESDVFPNAAPGTLLLDCSTIDVATARANIEAATAKGLVAVDAPVSGGIAAANAGTLTFMVGGTDEGFARAEPILAKMGKAVIHAGDAGAGQGAKICNNMLLGASMVATCETLALAQKLGLDPQKFFDIASVSSGQCWSLTSYAPLPGVGPTTPADNDYKGGFAAALMLKDLRLAMEAAASVDADVPMGSKARELYEAFVEADKDGRDFSAIIKTLQG from the coding sequence ATGAAAATCGCATTCATCGGACTCGGCAATATGGGCGGCGGAATGGCCGCGAATCTGGCGAAGGCTGGGCATGAGGTCCGCGCCTTCGACCTCAGCGAGGAGGCGCTGGGGCGCGCCGTCGAGGCGGGCTGCACCCGCGTGGCATCGGCCGCCGAAGCCGTCGCCGGTGCCGAAGCCGTCGTGACGATGCTCCCCGCGGGCAAGCATGTCGCCTCGGTCTACGAAAGCGACGTCTTCCCCAATGCCGCACCGGGCACCTTGCTCCTCGACTGCTCGACGATCGACGTTGCGACCGCGCGCGCGAACATCGAAGCCGCCACCGCGAAGGGGCTCGTCGCCGTCGACGCGCCGGTATCGGGCGGGATCGCCGCCGCCAATGCCGGCACGCTGACCTTCATGGTCGGCGGCACCGATGAAGGTTTCGCGCGCGCCGAACCGATCCTCGCCAAAATGGGCAAGGCGGTGATCCACGCCGGCGATGCGGGCGCGGGGCAGGGAGCGAAGATCTGCAACAATATGCTCCTCGGCGCCTCGATGGTCGCGACGTGCGAGACGCTGGCGCTCGCGCAGAAGCTGGGGCTCGACCCACAGAAGTTCTTCGACATCGCCAGCGTATCGTCGGGCCAGTGCTGGTCGCTGACGAGCTATGCACCGCTTCCCGGCGTCGGCCCGACCACCCCCGCCGACAATGATTACAAGGGCGGGTTCGCCGCGGCGCTGATGCTCAAGGATTTGCGCCTCGCGATGGAGGCTGCTGCAAGCGTCGATGCCGATGTCCCGATGGGATCGAAAGCGCGCGAACTCTACGAAGCCTTTGTCGAGGCCGACAAGGACGGCCGCGACTTTTCGGCGATCATCAAGACGCTGCAAGGCTGA
- a CDS encoding 3-hydroxyacyl-CoA dehydrogenase NAD-binding domain-containing protein → MSEETPVSVTMEKDGDVAVIIVNNPPVNALSWHVRQGLEDNFGAALADDSVKAIVLRCAGATFIAGADISEFGKPPRGPDFNAVLNSIEAASKPVVAAIHGTALGGGLETALVCHYRVAVPSAKLGVPEVKLGLLPGAGGTQRLPRVVGVEAAATMTSTGDPLPAAKAKELGLVDELAGEDSLAADAIAFARAKIADGPRPTRERPVFGDVAVIEQLKTANAKRWRGFEAPYANLACVEAATRLPFEEGLAFEREQFMKLMFGSQSAAQRHIFFAERQAAKIDGLPKDTQLRDIKKVGVIGAGTMGGGISMNFLQKGIPVTIVEMQQEALDRGTGVIRKNYDASAAKGRFKPEQVDQMMGILTPTLNLDDLADCDLIIEAVYENMDVKKDIFGKLDKIAKPGAILASNTSYLDIDEIATATSRPGDVLGMHFFSPANVMKLLEVVRGEKTAPDALATAMAIGKKIGKVAVVAGVCDGFIGNRMLKPRQVEAMNLLMEGATPQQIDKVHVEFGMPMGPFQMSDLAGVDIGWHRDPTRIESIRDALAAKGRWGQKTGKGFYDYDEKRNPSPSAEVAEIIEDFRQHSNKAKREISDQEIIERTLYPMVNEGALILSEGKAQRASDIDVVWIYGYGWPVYRGGPMFWAGLEGTDKIVAALEKHGFAVAPLLKEKAEAKAGF, encoded by the coding sequence ATGTCCGAAGAAACCCCCGTCAGCGTTACGATGGAAAAGGACGGCGACGTCGCCGTCATCATCGTCAACAATCCGCCCGTCAACGCGCTGAGCTGGCACGTCCGGCAGGGGCTCGAGGATAATTTCGGTGCCGCGCTCGCCGACGACAGCGTCAAAGCGATCGTGCTGCGCTGCGCCGGCGCAACCTTTATCGCGGGCGCCGACATCAGCGAATTCGGCAAACCGCCGCGCGGTCCCGATTTCAACGCGGTGCTCAACAGCATCGAAGCGGCATCGAAGCCGGTCGTCGCGGCGATCCATGGCACGGCGCTCGGCGGCGGTCTCGAAACCGCGCTCGTCTGCCATTATCGCGTCGCGGTGCCCTCGGCGAAGCTCGGCGTGCCCGAAGTCAAGCTCGGCCTGCTCCCCGGTGCGGGCGGCACGCAACGCCTTCCGCGCGTCGTCGGCGTCGAAGCTGCGGCGACGATGACCTCGACCGGCGACCCGCTGCCCGCAGCCAAGGCGAAGGAACTCGGCCTCGTCGACGAACTCGCGGGCGAGGACAGCCTTGCCGCCGATGCCATCGCCTTTGCGCGCGCGAAAATCGCCGACGGCCCGCGCCCGACACGCGAACGCCCGGTGTTCGGCGACGTCGCGGTGATCGAACAGCTCAAGACCGCCAACGCCAAGCGCTGGCGCGGGTTCGAGGCGCCTTACGCCAACCTCGCCTGCGTCGAAGCCGCGACCCGGCTGCCCTTCGAAGAGGGCCTCGCGTTCGAGCGCGAGCAGTTCATGAAGCTGATGTTCGGTAGCCAGTCGGCAGCGCAGCGCCACATCTTTTTCGCCGAGCGTCAGGCCGCGAAGATCGACGGGCTGCCCAAAGACACCCAGCTCCGCGACATCAAGAAGGTCGGCGTGATCGGCGCCGGCACGATGGGCGGCGGCATTTCGATGAACTTCCTTCAGAAGGGCATCCCCGTCACGATCGTCGAGATGCAGCAGGAAGCGCTCGACCGCGGCACCGGCGTGATCCGCAAGAATTACGATGCGTCGGCCGCCAAGGGCCGTTTCAAGCCCGAGCAGGTCGACCAGATGATGGGCATCCTGACCCCGACGCTCAACCTCGACGATCTCGCCGACTGCGACCTGATCATCGAGGCGGTCTATGAGAATATGGACGTCAAGAAGGACATTTTCGGCAAGCTCGACAAGATCGCCAAGCCCGGCGCGATCCTCGCGTCGAACACCTCCTACCTCGATATCGACGAGATCGCGACCGCGACGAGCCGCCCCGGCGACGTGCTCGGCATGCACTTCTTCTCGCCCGCCAATGTGATGAAGCTGCTCGAGGTCGTGCGCGGCGAAAAGACCGCGCCCGATGCGCTCGCGACCGCGATGGCGATCGGCAAGAAGATTGGCAAGGTCGCGGTGGTCGCGGGCGTGTGTGACGGCTTCATCGGCAACCGTATGCTGAAACCCCGCCAGGTCGAGGCGATGAACCTGCTGATGGAAGGCGCGACGCCGCAGCAGATCGACAAGGTGCATGTCGAATTCGGCATGCCGATGGGGCCGTTCCAGATGAGCGACCTCGCGGGCGTCGACATCGGCTGGCACCGCGACCCGACGCGCATCGAAAGCATCCGCGACGCGCTCGCCGCCAAGGGCCGCTGGGGGCAGAAGACCGGCAAGGGCTTCTACGACTATGACGAGAAGCGCAATCCGTCGCCCAGCGCCGAGGTCGCCGAAATCATCGAGGATTTCCGCCAGCATTCGAACAAGGCGAAGCGCGAGATCAGCGATCAGGAGATCATCGAGCGCACGCTCTATCCGATGGTCAACGAAGGCGCGCTGATCCTGTCCGAAGGCAAGGCGCAGCGCGCGTCGGATATCGATGTCGTGTGGATCTATGGCTATGGCTGGCCGGTCTATCGCGGCGGCCCGATGTTCTGGGCGGGGCTGGAAGGCACCGACAAGATCGTCGCGGCGCTGGAGAAACATGGTTTCGCGGTGGCGCCCTTGCTCAAGGAAAAGGCGGAGGCCAAGGCGGGCTTCTAG
- a CDS encoding I78 family peptidase inhibitor produces MDIRLLAIAAALPLAACSSSETPVESTPTPPAEAACNADAVQSLVGQTATAEVGGQLLKGSGATNLRWVPPRTAVTMDFRPDRLTVSYDDALKIERISCG; encoded by the coding sequence ATGGACATTCGCCTTTTAGCCATTGCCGCCGCACTGCCGCTCGCCGCTTGTTCGAGCAGCGAGACCCCCGTCGAATCGACCCCGACCCCGCCCGCCGAAGCGGCGTGCAACGCCGACGCCGTGCAGTCGCTTGTCGGCCAGACCGCGACCGCCGAAGTCGGCGGCCAGCTGCTCAAGGGCAGCGGCGCGACGAACCTGCGCTGGGTGCCGCCGCGCACCGCGGTCACGATGGATTTCCGTCCCGACCGCCTCACCGTCTCCTACGACGACGCGCTCAAGATCGAACGGATCAGCTGTGGCTGA
- a CDS encoding CoA-acylating methylmalonate-semialdehyde dehydrogenase, with translation MRQIDHHIVGGAGGSPRQGDVFDPNSGGVQAQVALGDAALLERAVAAAKKAQPAWAATNPQRRARVMFEFKRLVEANMDSLAHMLSSEHGKVIADSKGDIQRGLEVIEFCCGIPHVLKGEYTQGAGPGIDVYSMRQPIGIGAGITPFNFPAMIPLWMSGVAIATGNAFIIKPSERDPSVPVRLAELFLEAGLPEGICQVVHGDKEMVDAILDHPDIGAVSFVGSSDIAHYVYNRGVANGKRVQAMGGAKNHGIVMPDADLDQVVNDLTGAAFGSAGERCMALPVVVPVGDETAERLKEKLIPAIAALRVGVSTDAEAHYGPVVTQAHKEKVEGWIQKCADEGAELVVDGRGFTLQGHEKGFFIGPTLFDHVTTDMESYKEEIFGPVLQIVRAPDFETALALPSKHQYGNGVAIFTRNGHAAREFAARVNVGMVGINVPIPVPVAYHSFGGWKRSAFGDTNQHGMEGVKFWTKVKTITQRWPDGSPDGGNAFVIPTMG, from the coding sequence ATGCGACAGATCGACCATCACATCGTCGGCGGTGCCGGCGGCAGCCCCCGCCAGGGCGACGTCTTCGACCCCAACAGCGGCGGCGTGCAGGCGCAGGTCGCGCTCGGTGATGCAGCCCTGCTGGAGCGTGCGGTCGCCGCAGCGAAAAAGGCGCAGCCCGCTTGGGCGGCGACGAATCCGCAGCGCCGTGCGCGCGTGATGTTCGAATTCAAGCGTCTCGTCGAAGCGAATATGGACAGCCTCGCGCATATGCTGTCGAGCGAGCATGGCAAGGTGATCGCCGATTCGAAGGGCGACATCCAGCGCGGGCTCGAAGTCATCGAATTCTGCTGCGGCATCCCGCATGTGCTGAAGGGCGAATATACGCAGGGCGCCGGCCCCGGCATCGACGTCTATTCGATGCGCCAGCCGATCGGCATCGGCGCGGGCATCACGCCGTTCAACTTCCCCGCGATGATCCCGCTGTGGATGTCGGGCGTCGCGATCGCCACGGGCAATGCCTTCATCATCAAGCCGAGCGAACGCGACCCGTCGGTCCCCGTCCGCCTCGCCGAACTCTTCCTCGAAGCCGGTCTGCCCGAAGGCATCTGCCAGGTCGTCCATGGCGACAAGGAAATGGTCGATGCGATCCTAGACCATCCCGATATCGGCGCGGTCAGCTTTGTCGGCTCGTCGGATATCGCGCATTATGTCTACAACCGCGGCGTCGCGAACGGTAAGCGCGTGCAGGCGATGGGCGGCGCGAAGAACCATGGCATCGTTATGCCCGACGCCGACCTCGATCAGGTCGTCAATGACCTCACCGGCGCCGCCTTCGGCTCGGCGGGCGAACGCTGCATGGCGCTCCCCGTCGTCGTCCCCGTCGGCGACGAAACCGCCGAGCGGCTGAAGGAAAAGCTGATCCCCGCGATCGCGGCGCTGCGCGTCGGCGTGTCGACCGATGCCGAAGCGCATTACGGCCCCGTGGTGACGCAGGCGCACAAGGAAAAGGTCGAAGGCTGGATCCAGAAATGCGCCGACGAAGGCGCCGAGCTGGTCGTCGACGGCCGCGGCTTCACGCTGCAGGGCCACGAAAAGGGCTTCTTCATCGGCCCGACGCTGTTCGACCATGTCACCACCGACATGGAATCGTACAAGGAGGAAATCTTCGGCCCCGTGCTGCAGATCGTCCGCGCCCCCGATTTCGAGACCGCGCTCGCGCTGCCCAGCAAGCACCAATATGGCAATGGCGTCGCGATCTTCACGCGCAACGGCCACGCCGCGCGCGAATTCGCCGCGCGCGTCAATGTCGGCATGGTCGGCATCAACGTGCCGATCCCGGTGCCCGTGGCCTATCACAGCTTCGGCGGCTGGAAGCGCTCGGCGTTCGGCGACACCAACCAGCACGGCATGGAAGGCGTGAAGTTCTGGACCAAGGTCAAGACGATCACCCAGCGCTGGCCAGACGGTTCGCCCGACGGCGGCAACGCCTTTGTCATCCCGACGATGGGCTGA
- a CDS encoding serine hydrolase domain-containing protein: MSHGFDKARLDRIQAFLAAKYVDTGRLPHAATLVSRRGEIAHLSCIGEARPGEALKEDAIFRIASMTKPITSIAFMMLVEEGKVALSDPLVKFCPEFKDTGVFVAGGGNVPFLTRPPTQPIRMVDLLRHTAGLTYGFQERTPVDAAYRKAKIDDFDADYTMDSFIADLAKIPLQFDPGAHWNYSMATDVLGAVVERIEGKPFAEVLHERIFGPLGMVDTGFKVPADQQHRLADAYAFHPKEKMQDFDAGARSRWAKDRSFHSGGGGLASTLHDYHRFCLMLLGGGKLGDTRIVSRKTLELMTSNHLPGGGDLTQHSVGIFSEAENAGIGFGLGFAVNESPAQTMTPGSVGDYYWGGMFSTGFFVDPVEQICMVFMTQLMPSSTYPVRREVKTLVHAAIDD, encoded by the coding sequence GTGAGTCACGGTTTCGACAAAGCGCGCCTCGACCGCATCCAGGCGTTCCTCGCCGCCAAATATGTCGACACCGGCCGACTGCCGCACGCGGCGACGTTGGTGTCGCGGCGCGGCGAGATTGCGCACCTGTCGTGCATCGGCGAAGCGCGGCCGGGCGAGGCGCTGAAAGAAGACGCCATCTTCCGCATCGCAAGCATGACCAAGCCGATCACGAGCATCGCCTTCATGATGCTGGTCGAGGAGGGCAAGGTCGCGCTGTCCGATCCGCTCGTCAAATTTTGCCCCGAGTTCAAGGACACCGGCGTGTTCGTCGCGGGCGGCGGCAATGTACCCTTTCTGACACGGCCGCCGACGCAGCCGATCCGCATGGTCGACCTGCTCCGCCACACCGCGGGGCTGACCTATGGCTTTCAGGAGCGCACCCCGGTCGATGCCGCGTATCGCAAGGCAAAGATCGACGATTTCGACGCCGATTATACGATGGACAGCTTCATCGCCGACCTGGCGAAGATCCCGCTGCAGTTCGACCCCGGCGCGCACTGGAATTATTCGATGGCAACCGACGTGCTCGGCGCGGTGGTCGAGCGGATCGAGGGCAAGCCGTTCGCAGAGGTTTTGCACGAACGGATCTTCGGGCCACTCGGCATGGTCGACACGGGGTTCAAGGTGCCCGCCGACCAGCAGCACCGGCTTGCCGACGCTTATGCCTTCCACCCAAAGGAGAAGATGCAGGATTTCGACGCCGGCGCGCGCAGCCGTTGGGCGAAGGATCGCAGCTTTCATTCGGGTGGCGGCGGGCTCGCCTCGACGCTGCACGATTATCATCGGTTCTGCCTGATGCTGCTCGGCGGCGGCAAACTCGGCGATACGCGGATCGTCAGCCGCAAGACATTGGAGCTGATGACGTCGAACCATCTGCCCGGGGGCGGCGACCTGACGCAGCACAGCGTCGGCATCTTCTCCGAGGCGGAGAATGCGGGGATCGGCTTCGGTCTTGGCTTCGCGGTGAACGAAAGCCCGGCGCAGACCATGACCCCCGGCTCGGTCGGCGACTATTATTGGGGCGGCATGTTCTCGACCGGCTTCTTCGTCGATCCGGTCGAGCAGATTTGCATGGTCTTCATGACCCAGCTGATGCCCTCATCCACCTATCCCGTGCGGCGCGAGGTCAAGACGCTTGTCCACGCCGCGATCGACGACTGA